One Carassius auratus strain Wakin chromosome 3, ASM336829v1, whole genome shotgun sequence genomic region harbors:
- the LOC113045261 gene encoding protein phosphatase 1 regulatory subunit 29-like: MMSVLTAFSPSCTTVLFLPFFMLLCPPSLVRGDCWLIEGDKGYVWLAICSQNQPPYETIPQHINNTVHDLRLNENKIKAIFFTSLSRFTNLTDLNLTKNEISYIEDGAFASQANLQVLQLGYNKLTNLTEGMLRGLGRMQCLFLQHNLIEVIATNAFWECPSLSNLDLSSNKLARLDPSTFTVLGRLMGCELAGNPFHCGCELYSFLTWLEAFNNVTHTYDRLQCETPRELFGYPLLSPVAGHGRSARYILSSVCRDGVRIPGMTSLPPDPDSSGMGPDMFEHFGPYHQPTTSSSSENAFSPSIKLHHVSLSSASLLIQIPKPYSKMYILVQYNQSFVSVVRNLKNKKEMITLNKLKPNTNYTFCVASIRNSQRYNHTCLYFSTRAPNPDDLMPPPSTTTHYIMTIVGCLFGMLIILGFVYYCLRRRRRKEEKEKSICVKKTILEMRYGPEVAAAVANDPTAIQKLHEQSHHQHHHGKLPMSSSSSSAMLGHGSANTSSSRLSSIPQVEKMATAFSEAMATKGNYMDIRTSVGGDERGRDGAMLHGVREEDLSGDDGSDLCDDSDDDGRGSASEISTIAMEVDKVNQIINNCIDALKLDSVATSVSTTASGPTSPPPTSTSSLTRGLIPISTSVNDTCQVFPSPKIPPPPPRPFTAPLSERPGITGGGFVSPPYRPPPPASAVRPIQRQMSADAAVIVSSSKRHCRPSSGKGRVYSLDVPEPHSPDPCQYPDKGSPLGCGEPLERLPLVGSGGGGCSIDGGTLDGMGIQQHLEVHPDYHCAEHRHSVPALYYEGSHDSPAQRVSFLKPLSRTKRDAASYSQLSPRHHNYSGYSSSPEYSSESTLRIWERFRPHRKGPHEESCYVTAGNALRKKVQFAKGEDLHDILDYWKGVSAQQKL; encoded by the coding sequence ATGATGAGTGTATTGACGGCCTTCAGTCCTTCCTGTACCACCGTCCTTTTCCTTCCCTTTTTTATGCTCTTATGCCCACCATCATTGGTCAGAGGTGACTGCTGGCTCATCGAGGGGGATAAAGGTTATGTGTGGTTGGCCATTTGCAGCCAGAACCAGCCACCATATGAGACAATCCCACAGCACATCAACAACACAGTACATGACTTGCGACTTAATGAGAACAAGATCAAAGCTATTTTTTTCACCTCCTTGAGTCGCTTCACAAATCTGACTGACCTCAACCTCACCAAGAATGAGATCTCATACATCGAAGATGGTGCTTTTGCAAGCCAAGCAAATCTACAGGTTTTGCAACTTGGATATAACAAGTTAACCAACCTGACTGAAGGTATGTTGCGAGGTCTGGGACGCATGCAATGTCTTTTCTTGCAGCACAATCTCATAGAAGTCATTGCCACCAATGCATTCTGGGAGTGCCCCAGCCTAAGCAACCTCGACCTGTCATCGAACAAGCTAGCCCGACTAGACCCATCTACTTTCACTGTGTTGGGCAGGCTCATGGGATGTGAGCTTGCGGGAAACCCTTTCCACTGCGGCTGTGAGCTCTATAGTTTCCTCACCTGGTTAGAGGCCTTCaacaatgtcacacacacctatgATCGACTTCAATGCGAGACCCCACGGGAGTTGTTTGGCTATCCATTGCTGAGTCCTGTAGCTGGGCACGGACGGAGTGCTCGCTACATTCTTTCCTCTGTGTGCCGGGATGGGGTGCGGATTCCAGGAATGACATCTCTTCCACCTGATCCTGATTCTTCAGGCATGGGTCCTGACATGTTTGAACACTTTGGACCATACCACCAGCCCACAACTTCCTCCTCATCTGAGAATGCATTTAGTCCCAGCATCAAACTGCATCATGTGTCTCTTTCCTCTGCGTCCCTTCTTATCCAGATTCCAAAGCCATACAGCAAGATGTACATCCTGGTACAGTACAATCAGAGCTTTGTGTCAGTTGTGAGGAACTTGAAGAATAAAAAGGAAATGATCACCCTTAACAAGCTCAAACCAAACACCAACTACACTTTCTGCGTGGCATCAATACGCAATTCACAGCGCTACAACCACACTTGTTTATACTTTTCTACCAGAGCTCCAAATCCAGATGACTTGATGCCTCCACCCTCCACGACCACCCACTACATCATGACCATTGTTGGTTGCCTCTTTGGAATGCTCATTATTCTCGGGTTTGTCTACTACTGCTTGCGAAGACGTCgcagaaaagaagagaaagaaaaatccaTTTGTGTGAAGAAGACCATTCTGGAAATGCGATATGGACCAGAGGTGGCAGCGGCAGTTGCAAATGACCCCACAGCTATCCAGAAACTTCATGAGCAAAGCCACCATCAGCATCACCATGGCAAATTACCCATGTCCTCCTCATCCAGCTCTGCCATGCTTGGCCATGGTTCCGCTAACACTAGTTCCTCACGTCTGTCCTCCATTCCTCAAGTAGAAAAGATGGCAACTGCCTTCTCCGAGGCCATGGCCACTAAGGGCAACTATATGGATATTAGGACCTCTGTAGGAGGAGACGAAAGGGGGAGAGATGGAGCTATGTTACATGGTGTTCGGGAGGAAGATCTCAGTGGAGATGATGGAAGTGACCTGTGTGACGATTCAGATGATGATGGCCGTGGATCGGCATCTGAGATTTCAACAATTGCAATGGAGGTTGACAAGGTCAACCAGATAATTAACAACTGCATTGATGCACTTAAGCTGGACTCTGTTGCAACATCTGTTTCAACCACAGCAAGTGGTCCAACCTCACCCCCACCTACCTCTACCTCCTCTCTGACCAGAGGATTGATTCCCATTTCTACTAGTGTCAATGATACTTGCCAAGTCTTTCCTTCCCCAAAAATTCCTCCTCCACCCCCTCGTCCCTTCACAGCTCCTCTGTCCGAGAGACCTGGGATCACAGGGGGTGGCTTTGTGTCACCACCATACCGTCCACCTCCCCCAGCTTCTGCAGTTAGGCCCATACAAAGACAGATGAGTGCCGATGCAGCTGTCATTGTCTCTTCTTCCAAGAGGCACTGCCGCCCTTCCAGTGGGAAAGGTCGCGTTTACAGCCTAGATGTTCCAGAACCCCACAGCCCAGATCCTTGCCAGTATCCAGACAAGGGCAGCCCATTGGGGTGTGGTGAGCCCCTGGAGAGGCTCCCTTTAGTAGGTAGTGGTGGTGGTGGTTGTAGCATTGATGGTGGTACTTTAGATGGGATGGGCATTCAGCAGCACCTGGAGGTgcacccagactaccactgtgcAGAACATCGTCACTCAGTCCCTGCCCTTTACTATGAGGGCTCTCATGACTCCCCAGCCCAAAGGGTCTCTTTTCTCAAGCCTCTGTCACGCACCAAGAGAGACGCTGCTTCCTACTCTCAACTCTCTCCCCGTCACCACAATTACTCTGGCTACTCCTCGAGTCCAGAGTACTCTTCTGAAAGCACCTTGCGCATCTGGGAGCGCTTCCGTCCCCACAGAAAGGGTCCACATGAGGAGTCCTGTTATGTAACAGCTGGAAATGCCTTGCGCAAAAAGGTCCAGTTTGCCAAGGGGGAGGACTTGCATGACATCCTTGACTACTGGAAGGGTGTGTCAGCACAGCAAAAGCTGTAA